Proteins encoded within one genomic window of Candidatus Dormiibacterota bacterium:
- a CDS encoding ACT domain-containing protein produces the protein MDASSLTFTLLPATLAVCRLESGAPVPAWALTGPFVSITRTADEMSVICPEPAVPAGVVCAAGWRCLKLEGPFDFSVTGLVASFSALLAGARISLMVVCTYDTDYLLVRNHELEPALASLVGAGYRIRR, from the coding sequence GTGGACGCATCGTCGCTGACGTTCACTCTCCTGCCGGCAACCCTCGCCGTGTGCCGCCTGGAGAGCGGGGCGCCGGTCCCCGCCTGGGCCCTGACCGGTCCGTTCGTCTCGATCACGCGCACGGCCGACGAGATGTCGGTCATCTGCCCCGAGCCGGCCGTTCCCGCGGGAGTCGTCTGCGCAGCAGGATGGCGCTGTCTCAAGCTCGAAGGGCCGTTCGATTTCTCCGTCACCGGCCTCGTCGCCTCGTTCTCGGCCCTCCTGGCGGGCGCCCGGATCAGTCTCATGGTAGTGTGCACGTACGACACCGATTATCTGCTCGTCAGGAATCACGAACTCGAGCCGGCGCTCGCAAGCCTGGTGGGGGCCGGATACAGGATCAGGCGCTGA
- the mscL gene encoding large-conductance mechanosensitive channel protein MscL, which yields MLQEFKKFALQGNVLDMAIGIIIGAAFGKIVSSLVADVLMPPIGLLVGQIDFSSLFLNLSGQDYASLATAKAAGAPTINYGIFLNNILDFVIVAFVIFLLVKQVNRLKAKEAPATAPTTRDCPRCLSPVPLKASRCAHCTSDLQPAAAR from the coding sequence GTGCTGCAGGAATTCAAGAAGTTCGCGTTGCAGGGCAACGTCCTGGACATGGCGATCGGGATCATCATCGGCGCGGCGTTCGGCAAGATCGTCTCGTCGCTCGTCGCCGACGTGCTGATGCCCCCCATCGGCCTGCTGGTCGGGCAGATCGATTTCTCCTCGTTGTTCCTGAACCTCTCCGGCCAGGATTACGCCTCCCTGGCGACGGCGAAGGCGGCCGGCGCGCCGACGATCAACTACGGGATATTCCTCAACAACATCCTCGATTTCGTGATCGTGGCGTTCGTGATCTTCCTCCTGGTGAAGCAGGTCAATCGTCTGAAGGCCAAGGAGGCGCCCGCCACGGCCCCCACTACGCGCGACTGCCCGCGCTGCCTGTCGCCGGTCCCGCTCAAGGCGAGCCGCTGCGCCCACTGCACCTCCGACCTGCAGCCGGCCGCGGCGCGCTGA